A genomic window from Halorubrum trapanicum includes:
- a CDS encoding glycoside hydrolase family 15 protein produces MRLRTALTEHERRRGERYPAEHSMTAGAFTGDDGRLVHVGPDGTVHDCSYSLSEVGGADRLRMGITAGRGVRWFDDLETTRQHYDGDTPLVETEYDAGRYTIHQFDLVVSDTHLTHVELRGSPPADAELVAAYAFSPDMVEGRVGNMVHDGAGPADGGVVEVYHRTEHDFLTASTGLSNAHGQRLRTIPELLGEAHDGFPHRGEIDRREDSRLTPDVVVRAPFERDGRTERVTLAGRAVVDRRAARDTGDDAKDALTDGIDRQRRIEAVSNIATAYPDADDLREAADGRGPNVPEDAPRRSVIASDLRALDLLTAESGGRIAAPEFDPFYSTSGGYGYTWFRDEATVSTALLDASEELGLDADEELLAAASFFCRTQDADGSWPHRVWADSGKVAPGWANARIEGANATPGPNDQLDQPATVVAFLATLRREADLPAEWRDRIDETIADAVAFLFETTEDDGLPRRCQNCWENALGRFTHTGAEYLRAFASVARAPVDEGLRADAADAADAALSGLDARWNPDTERFLQRASDEGQDARADASTFALATAAAEYAALLDDEAEAGDDATADGSAADDDAAATDGSGTAEPIDTVATSEFDRFLDRVNTHVRQSIDALRRETASVEGLVRFTGDDWRTAEQGAPKVWSIATLWGATAAATLAGVVEERGGAAGPLFADARDLYALCEPDGPFVNEAGLFAEQAFDDGDLDSATPIAWSHALRIDATVTLAKHGELPVPHDRETGPEAAPHWTTGRKFGVGTPADYEADEPVPVWFTLTEGALTEARFPRIDVMNVRTFDFLVADPDSEYAIRTFDETGHVTATETIERTTEPAADDALAYVQRIRETGDGHGHSWTLRVEYAVDTDGTAILADVRFEGSREYDVYALADATIANVGTNDRAERVDGDAGVHLLAQKDDPDRDPGKLVDDEGEPFAPALALASGEGFDWASALAAGGDAADALFGDGERVEESAEAVGNVVLAGLVGTGETVADTVALGFAEDSDTAGALGEAEGALGRGFDEAADAYAETWRSWLADRDLPDSVADDPDLAAQYRFALMTLAAVEDKAHDGAGIASPSVPWGETEYAAEDRGYGYNFVWSRDLYQVFTALIEMDELERGADALAYLYNTQQDDDGFLPQNTYIDGRTRWGGEQMDNIGFPSVMAWQLYERGVTLDDAGYTYDQVARSLDYIADNGPETAQERWEEESGYSPSSIAAEIAGLVCGAALALAEADRRDGAESGSEAAASPESLRADALAWLALADDWTARVEEWCATATGTDRHDRTPYYLRVTADGNPDSGRPRTIANDGPTYDEREIVDGGFLELVRLGIKPADDPVVRNSVSVVDDSIRVDTPHGAAWYRYVGDAYGEIAVGDPGAPWAGTGDGRGRLWPIFTGERGEYELRARADGPDAFGGTDDEKLEPETLLETMAGFGNSGLMLPEQVWDREHPTKYGWEFGEGTGGATPLAWSMAGFVRLAHGVDAGEPVETPTAVRDRYVESDRPAGPDLTATAEFVQDSVVVAGETDAETVAVHTRTTSRLVTPDDDGAFEVDLDADTDADTVVVAAATDDDFETAGTAVERLRL; encoded by the coding sequence ATGCGACTGCGTACCGCCCTTACGGAGCACGAACGTCGGCGCGGGGAGCGCTACCCGGCGGAGCACTCGATGACCGCCGGCGCGTTCACCGGCGACGACGGCCGACTGGTCCACGTGGGACCGGACGGGACCGTCCACGACTGTTCGTACTCCCTCTCCGAGGTCGGCGGCGCCGACCGCCTCCGCATGGGGATAACAGCCGGGCGCGGCGTCCGCTGGTTCGACGATCTCGAGACGACCCGCCAGCACTACGACGGCGACACGCCGCTCGTCGAGACGGAGTACGACGCCGGCCGCTACACCATCCACCAGTTCGACCTCGTCGTGAGCGACACGCACCTCACCCACGTCGAGCTCCGCGGCTCGCCGCCGGCCGACGCCGAGCTCGTCGCCGCCTACGCGTTCTCGCCGGACATGGTCGAGGGGCGCGTCGGCAACATGGTCCACGACGGGGCCGGCCCCGCGGACGGCGGCGTCGTCGAGGTGTACCACCGCACCGAACACGACTTCCTCACCGCCTCGACCGGCCTCTCGAACGCCCACGGCCAGCGCCTGCGGACGATCCCGGAACTGCTCGGCGAGGCCCACGACGGCTTCCCGCACCGCGGCGAGATCGACCGGCGCGAGGACTCGCGGCTCACCCCGGATGTCGTCGTCCGCGCGCCCTTCGAGCGCGACGGGCGCACGGAGCGGGTCACGCTCGCCGGCCGCGCCGTCGTCGACCGCCGGGCGGCGCGGGACACCGGCGACGACGCGAAGGACGCGCTCACCGACGGGATCGACCGCCAGCGCCGCATCGAGGCGGTGTCGAACATCGCGACCGCCTACCCCGACGCCGACGACCTCCGCGAGGCCGCGGACGGCCGCGGCCCGAACGTGCCCGAGGACGCCCCCCGCCGATCGGTGATCGCGAGCGACCTCCGCGCGCTCGACCTGCTCACCGCGGAGTCCGGCGGCCGGATCGCCGCCCCGGAGTTCGACCCCTTCTACTCCACCTCCGGCGGCTACGGCTACACCTGGTTCCGCGACGAGGCGACGGTGTCGACCGCGCTGCTCGACGCGAGCGAGGAGCTCGGCCTCGACGCCGACGAGGAGCTGCTCGCGGCCGCGAGCTTCTTCTGTCGGACTCAGGACGCCGACGGCTCGTGGCCCCACCGCGTGTGGGCCGACTCCGGGAAGGTCGCGCCCGGCTGGGCGAACGCCCGGATCGAGGGCGCGAACGCGACGCCCGGCCCGAACGACCAGCTCGACCAGCCCGCGACGGTCGTCGCCTTCCTCGCGACGCTGCGCCGCGAGGCCGACCTCCCGGCCGAGTGGCGCGACCGGATCGACGAGACGATCGCGGACGCCGTCGCCTTCCTCTTCGAAACGACCGAGGACGACGGGCTTCCGCGCCGCTGTCAGAACTGCTGGGAGAACGCCTTGGGCCGGTTCACCCACACCGGCGCCGAGTACCTCCGGGCGTTCGCCTCGGTGGCGCGAGCGCCGGTCGACGAGGGGCTTCGGGCCGACGCCGCCGACGCCGCCGACGCGGCGCTGTCGGGGCTCGACGCCCGCTGGAACCCCGACACGGAGCGGTTCCTCCAGCGCGCAAGCGACGAGGGGCAGGACGCCCGCGCCGACGCCAGCACCTTCGCGCTCGCGACCGCGGCCGCCGAGTACGCCGCCCTGCTCGACGACGAGGCCGAAGCGGGAGACGACGCGACCGCTGACGGCTCCGCGGCAGACGACGACGCGGCCGCCACCGACGGCTCCGGGACGGCCGAACCGATCGACACCGTCGCGACGAGCGAGTTCGACCGATTCCTCGACCGCGTCAACACCCACGTCCGGCAGTCCATCGACGCGCTCCGGCGCGAAACCGCCTCGGTAGAGGGGCTCGTCAGGTTCACGGGCGACGACTGGCGCACGGCCGAGCAGGGCGCCCCGAAGGTGTGGTCCATCGCGACGCTGTGGGGCGCGACCGCGGCGGCGACGCTCGCGGGCGTCGTCGAGGAGCGTGGCGGGGCCGCCGGGCCGCTGTTCGCCGACGCCCGCGACCTGTACGCGCTCTGCGAGCCGGACGGGCCCTTCGTCAACGAGGCGGGGCTGTTCGCGGAGCAGGCGTTCGACGACGGCGACCTGGACAGCGCGACCCCCATCGCGTGGTCGCACGCGCTCCGGATCGACGCGACGGTGACGCTCGCGAAACACGGCGAGCTCCCGGTCCCGCACGACCGCGAGACCGGCCCCGAGGCGGCGCCCCACTGGACGACCGGCCGGAAGTTCGGCGTCGGGACGCCGGCCGACTACGAGGCCGACGAGCCGGTACCGGTGTGGTTCACGCTCACCGAGGGGGCGCTCACCGAGGCGCGGTTCCCCCGTATCGACGTGATGAACGTCCGGACGTTCGACTTCCTCGTCGCCGACCCCGACTCGGAGTACGCGATCCGGACGTTCGACGAGACGGGCCACGTCACGGCGACGGAGACGATCGAGCGGACGACGGAGCCGGCGGCCGACGACGCGCTCGCGTACGTCCAGCGGATCCGCGAGACCGGCGACGGCCACGGCCACAGCTGGACGCTCCGCGTCGAATACGCTGTCGACACCGACGGGACGGCGATCCTCGCGGACGTCCGGTTCGAGGGGAGCCGCGAGTACGACGTGTACGCGCTCGCGGACGCGACGATCGCCAACGTCGGCACGAACGACCGCGCCGAGCGCGTCGACGGCGACGCGGGGGTCCACCTGCTCGCGCAGAAGGACGACCCCGACCGCGACCCGGGCAAGCTGGTCGACGACGAGGGCGAGCCGTTCGCCCCCGCGCTCGCGCTTGCGAGCGGCGAGGGGTTCGACTGGGCGAGCGCGCTCGCGGCCGGCGGCGACGCGGCGGACGCGCTGTTCGGCGACGGCGAGCGCGTCGAAGAATCTGCCGAGGCGGTCGGCAACGTCGTGCTCGCCGGCCTCGTCGGCACCGGCGAGACCGTCGCGGACACGGTCGCGCTCGGGTTCGCCGAGGACTCGGACACCGCCGGCGCCCTCGGCGAGGCCGAGGGGGCGCTCGGCCGCGGCTTCGACGAGGCCGCGGACGCGTACGCCGAGACGTGGCGCTCGTGGCTCGCGGACCGCGACCTCCCCGACTCGGTCGCTGACGACCCCGACCTCGCGGCGCAGTACCGGTTCGCGCTGATGACGCTGGCGGCCGTCGAGGACAAGGCCCACGACGGTGCGGGGATCGCCAGCCCCTCCGTGCCGTGGGGCGAGACGGAGTACGCCGCGGAGGACCGCGGCTACGGCTACAACTTCGTCTGGTCGCGGGACCTCTACCAGGTGTTCACGGCGCTGATCGAGATGGACGAGCTCGAACGCGGCGCCGACGCCTTGGCGTACCTCTACAACACCCAGCAGGACGACGACGGGTTCCTCCCGCAGAACACCTACATCGACGGCCGCACCCGGTGGGGCGGCGAGCAGATGGACAACATCGGGTTCCCCTCGGTGATGGCCTGGCAGCTGTACGAGCGCGGCGTGACGCTCGACGACGCCGGCTACACCTACGACCAGGTCGCCCGCTCGCTCGACTACATCGCCGACAACGGTCCCGAGACCGCCCAGGAGCGCTGGGAGGAGGAGTCCGGCTACTCGCCGTCGAGCATCGCGGCCGAGATCGCCGGCCTGGTCTGCGGCGCGGCGCTCGCGCTCGCGGAGGCCGACCGACGTGACGGCGCCGAGTCCGGAAGCGAGGCCGCGGCGTCGCCGGAGTCGCTCCGGGCCGACGCGCTCGCGTGGCTGGCGCTCGCCGACGACTGGACGGCGCGCGTCGAGGAGTGGTGCGCGACAGCGACCGGCACCGACCGCCACGATCGGACGCCGTACTACCTCCGAGTCACGGCCGACGGGAACCCCGACTCCGGCCGTCCCCGCACCATCGCCAACGACGGCCCCACCTACGACGAGCGGGAGATCGTCGACGGCGGGTTCCTCGAACTGGTCCGCCTCGGGATCAAGCCCGCCGACGACCCGGTCGTCCGCAACTCCGTCTCCGTCGTCGACGACTCCATCCGCGTCGACACGCCCCACGGCGCGGCGTGGTACCGGTACGTCGGCGACGCGTACGGCGAGATAGCCGTCGGCGACCCCGGCGCGCCGTGGGCCGGCACCGGCGACGGCCGCGGGCGCCTCTGGCCGATCTTCACCGGCGAGCGCGGCGAGTACGAGCTGCGCGCCCGCGCCGACGGCCCGGACGCCTTCGGCGGGACCGACGACGAGAAGCTCGAACCCGAGACGCTTTTGGAGACGATGGCCGGGTTCGGTAACTCCGGACTAATGTTACCCGAGCAGGTGTGGGACCGCGAACACCCGACGAAGTACGGCTGGGAGTTCGGCGAGGGAACCGGGGGGGCGACTCCGCTCGCGTGGTCGATGGCCGGCTTCGTCCGGCTGGCGCACGGCGTCGACGCGGGCGAACCCGTCGAGACGCCGACCGCCGTCCGCGACCGCTACGTCGAGTCTGACCGGCCGGCCGGCCCCGACCTGACCGCCACCGCCGAGTTCGTCCAGGACTCGGTCGTCGTCGCGGGTGAGACGGACGCCGAGACCGTCGCGGTCCACACTCGAACGACTTCGCGGCTCGTGACGCCCGACGACGACGGCGCCTTCGAGGTCGACCTCGACGCCGACACCGACGCCGACACCGTCGTGGTCGCGGCCGCGACCGACGACGACTTCGAGACGGCGGGCACCGCCGTCGAGCGGTTGCGGCTGTAG
- a CDS encoding DNA mismatch repair protein: MRLEDYWGIGPKTSERLTEALGTERAVEAIESADVRALVDAGLHRGRATRILRRANGEAGMDVLATGDARSVYDDLLALAADAALTAHAADRIRVLTPLLDREAVEERLDRVVAARDAWADLDDADREAVADAFAAYDDADGSDLAAVETAVELRDAGLTDGPFADVGALDGDRLRDAADALADVRGSIDPAGGLDGDDIEIASGADEELDRLRERLSAARDLADSAFDVLESVRDGSLRDFEALEAATIEHVARETGVEPATVRSASPDEALDAADFVSGTLRELVVELEAAVDEREAAVAADVRERLGDEPAADAGDEDDAEGEADDGDTTVARAATAVSDAAFLLSLGRFAAENGHVRPTLVDDGVAVRGARNPFLDGDVQPVSYGVGSHSLADDPGVASADAPPTGDRVSVLTGANSGGKTTLLETLCAVALLASMGLPVPADAAEVGTFDRIVFHRRHASFNAGVLESTLKSVVPPLVADGRTLMLVDEFEAITEPGRAADLLNGLVTLTVDRGALGVYVTHLAEDLSPLPDAARIDGIFAEGLTNDLELRVDYQPRFGTIGKSTPEFIVSRLVANAGDRGVRAGFEHLAGAVGEEAVQRTLSDAEWAANDD, encoded by the coding sequence ATGCGACTGGAGGACTACTGGGGGATCGGCCCCAAGACGAGCGAGCGGCTCACCGAGGCGCTCGGGACCGAACGGGCCGTCGAGGCGATCGAGTCGGCCGACGTCCGCGCGCTCGTCGACGCCGGGCTCCACCGCGGCCGCGCGACGCGCATCCTCCGCCGGGCGAACGGCGAGGCCGGGATGGACGTCCTCGCGACGGGCGACGCGCGCTCGGTGTACGACGACCTCCTCGCGCTCGCGGCCGACGCGGCGCTGACCGCGCACGCCGCCGACCGGATCCGGGTGCTGACCCCGCTGCTCGACCGCGAGGCCGTCGAGGAGCGACTGGACCGGGTCGTCGCCGCCCGCGACGCGTGGGCCGACCTCGACGACGCGGACCGCGAGGCCGTCGCGGACGCGTTCGCCGCGTACGACGACGCCGACGGCTCCGACCTCGCAGCGGTCGAGACCGCCGTCGAGCTCCGCGATGCGGGGCTGACCGACGGCCCGTTCGCCGACGTGGGCGCGCTCGACGGCGATCGCCTGCGCGACGCGGCCGACGCGCTCGCCGACGTGCGGGGGTCAATCGACCCCGCCGGCGGCCTCGACGGCGACGACATCGAGATCGCGTCGGGCGCCGACGAGGAGCTCGACCGGCTGCGCGAGCGGCTGTCGGCCGCGCGCGACCTCGCGGACTCCGCGTTCGACGTGCTCGAATCGGTCCGCGACGGAAGCCTCCGCGACTTCGAGGCGCTGGAGGCGGCGACGATAGAACACGTCGCCCGCGAGACGGGCGTCGAGCCCGCGACGGTCCGGTCGGCGTCGCCCGACGAGGCGCTCGACGCGGCCGACTTCGTCTCCGGGACCCTGCGGGAGCTCGTCGTCGAGCTCGAGGCGGCCGTCGACGAGCGCGAGGCCGCCGTGGCGGCCGACGTCCGCGAGCGGCTGGGCGACGAGCCCGCGGCGGACGCGGGCGACGAGGACGATGCTGAGGGGGAAGCGGACGACGGCGACACCACCGTCGCCCGCGCCGCGACGGCGGTGTCGGACGCCGCGTTCCTCCTGTCGCTCGGACGGTTCGCGGCCGAGAACGGCCACGTCCGACCGACGCTCGTCGACGACGGCGTCGCCGTGCGCGGGGCGCGGAACCCCTTCCTCGACGGCGACGTCCAGCCCGTCTCGTACGGGGTCGGCTCGCACTCCCTGGCGGACGATCCGGGCGTCGCGAGCGCGGACGCGCCGCCGACCGGCGACCGCGTGAGCGTCCTCACCGGGGCGAACTCCGGCGGGAAGACGACCCTGTTAGAGACCCTGTGCGCGGTGGCGCTGCTCGCGTCGATGGGCCTCCCCGTGCCCGCCGACGCGGCCGAGGTCGGGACGTTCGACCGGATCGTCTTCCACCGCCGGCACGCCTCGTTCAACGCCGGCGTGCTGGAGTCGACGCTGAAGTCCGTCGTCCCGCCGCTGGTCGCGGACGGCCGCACGCTGATGCTCGTCGACGAGTTCGAGGCGATCACGGAGCCGGGTCGCGCGGCCGACCTGCTGAACGGGCTTGTCACCCTCACCGTCGACCGCGGCGCGCTCGGCGTCTACGTCACCCACCTCGCGGAGGACCTGAGCCCGCTGCCCGACGCCGCCCGGATCGACGGCATCTTCGCGGAGGGGTTAACGAACGACCTGGAGCTCCGGGTCGACTACCAGCCGCGTTTCGGCACCATCGGCAAGTCCACGCCGGAGTTCATCGTCTCGCGGCTGGTCGCGAACGCGGGCGACCGCGGCGTCCGCGCCGGCTTCGAACACCTCGCGGGCGCCGTCGGCGAGGAGGCGGTCCAGCGAACGCTCTCCGACGCCGAGTGGGCGGCGAACGATGACTGA
- a CDS encoding MBL fold metallo-hydrolase, with the protein MATELAEGVWRFDCRGVNAYLVLDDVPTLVDAGTPWDEETIRRGLDEAGVAVSAIGRVLLTHYDLDHVGTLAALAPDLDASVHAYGFDAELLRGTRSPPLRNHKGLIQRLGGLLTDHPDLDVVGVRDGEEVGSFTAYHTPGHTPGHVAYVSEELGVGLLGDLVSESDGDLKPSGWVISYDTDAVAASVRDLAERAPGFEVACVGHGEPLATGGSEALRRLAATL; encoded by the coding sequence ATGGCGACGGAACTCGCGGAGGGCGTCTGGCGGTTCGACTGTCGCGGGGTCAACGCGTACCTCGTCCTCGACGACGTGCCGACCCTCGTCGACGCCGGCACGCCGTGGGACGAGGAGACGATCCGACGCGGCCTCGACGAGGCCGGCGTCGCGGTCTCGGCGATCGGTCGCGTCCTGCTCACGCACTACGACCTCGACCACGTCGGGACGCTGGCGGCGTTGGCGCCCGACCTCGACGCGTCGGTTCACGCGTACGGCTTCGACGCGGAGCTGCTCCGCGGGACGCGATCGCCGCCGCTCCGGAACCACAAGGGACTGATCCAGCGGCTCGGCGGACTCCTCACGGATCACCCCGACCTCGACGTGGTCGGCGTCCGCGACGGCGAAGAGGTCGGCTCGTTCACCGCCTACCACACGCCCGGGCACACGCCGGGCCACGTCGCGTACGTCAGCGAAGAACTCGGGGTCGGGCTGCTCGGGGACCTCGTCTCCGAGTCGGACGGCGACCTGAAGCCCTCCGGCTGGGTGATCAGCTACGACACCGACGCGGTCGCGGCGAGCGTGCGCGACCTGGCCGAGCGCGCCCCGGGGTTCGAGGTCGCCTGCGTCGGCCACGGCGAGCCGCTGGCGACCGGCGGCAGTGAGGCGCTGCGGCGGTTGGCGGCGACGCTGTGA
- a CDS encoding acyl-CoA dehydrogenase family protein, with product MELLDDSVVPERARDVKQEAREFADEYIAPNAEAYYESGEYPWEVLEAGMDAGLVAQDIGEEYGGKGFDLAQVLAIAEEFYRADAGIALTLQLASFGAEMVEQYGTEEQKEEYLRPVAENDQISGLAVSEPQTGSDLAGMTTEAEKVEGGYELTGEKYWVGNAVEADWLTVYAKTGESDDRYSNYTLFIVETDSDGYEAEHIPEKMGMRASKQGHIVFEDCFVPEENVVGSEGGGFYVLADFFNHGRVIVGGHGLGLAAAAIEEAEAFIDEREAFGRTIDEFQAVQHTISDMRIGFESARALNWRACEKVANNEDAGYWAALAKTKSTEVATDCAEQGMKLHGGRSILTDRRIARVYRDVRIPVIYEGANDIQRNLIYRQSR from the coding sequence ATGGAGCTGCTCGACGACAGCGTCGTGCCGGAACGCGCGCGAGACGTCAAACAGGAGGCCCGTGAGTTCGCCGACGAGTACATCGCCCCGAACGCAGAGGCGTACTACGAGTCGGGCGAGTACCCGTGGGAGGTGCTCGAAGCGGGGATGGACGCCGGGCTCGTCGCCCAGGACATCGGCGAGGAGTACGGCGGCAAGGGGTTCGACCTCGCGCAGGTGCTGGCTATCGCGGAGGAGTTCTACCGCGCCGACGCGGGCATCGCGCTCACCCTCCAGCTCGCCAGCTTCGGCGCGGAGATGGTCGAGCAGTACGGCACCGAAGAACAGAAGGAGGAGTACCTCCGTCCGGTCGCCGAGAACGACCAGATATCCGGGCTCGCCGTCTCCGAGCCGCAGACCGGCTCGGACCTCGCGGGAATGACGACCGAGGCCGAGAAGGTGGAGGGCGGCTACGAGCTCACCGGCGAGAAGTACTGGGTCGGCAACGCGGTCGAGGCCGACTGGCTCACCGTCTACGCCAAGACCGGAGAGAGCGACGACCGCTACTCCAACTACACGCTGTTCATCGTCGAGACCGACTCGGACGGCTACGAGGCCGAGCACATCCCCGAGAAGATGGGGATGCGCGCCTCCAAGCAGGGACACATCGTCTTCGAAGACTGCTTCGTCCCCGAGGAGAACGTCGTCGGCAGCGAGGGCGGCGGGTTCTACGTGCTCGCGGACTTCTTCAACCACGGCCGCGTCATCGTCGGGGGCCACGGGCTCGGGCTCGCGGCCGCCGCCATCGAGGAGGCGGAGGCGTTCATCGACGAGCGGGAGGCGTTCGGCCGCACCATCGACGAGTTCCAGGCCGTCCAGCACACGATCTCCGACATGCGGATCGGGTTCGAGTCGGCCCGCGCGCTCAACTGGCGCGCCTGCGAGAAGGTCGCGAACAACGAGGACGCCGGCTACTGGGCCGCGCTGGCGAAGACGAAGTCGACGGAGGTCGCGACCGACTGCGCCGAGCAGGGCATGAAGCTCCACGGCGGCCGCTCGATCCTCACCGACCGCCGCATCGCGCGCGTCTACCGCGACGTGCGCATCCCGGTGATCTACGAGGGCGCCAACGACATCCAGCGCAACCTGATCTACCGGCAGTCGCGCTGA